A single region of the Rhodococcus sp. W8901 genome encodes:
- a CDS encoding ABC transporter substrate-binding protein — MPDAKTSRRAPRPTRRVVRSIVALTAAAAVGATAACGEPADQVPSLGFAIDNVVTTYNGNTVEGAATGARQALGRVLTGMSYTGPAGGPVADTDFGTASVLPGDVLTVQYRLNPASVYSDGVPVSCDDLVLTWAAGSGRFTRPGDGGTGPMFEAATRAGYSDIDRVDCQPGSKDATVVFKPGRGYLDWRSLFGATEVMPAHVAAQAAGVPDLVGAVHSGDADAVGRIADFWNTGWTLTPGEPDLTRLPSSGPYRIDSYTADGGLVLVENERWWGNKPATSRIVVWPKGSDVQSRIDDGDIEVVDIGSGSIEGLNLGDGFDVVDQPSRSVEQLVLATRGTLGSVEARRALALCLPRQQLFDQLGHPGFDVPTGLGSGVVDSRITAPDTLFYASAVAAEGGIYTDPDIPGATAAREETGQQHLTVRVGYLGPDERRAQTVQEIAASCAGAGITVEDAGSPDFRPTALGAGQVDAVLAGTGSAAGAAGVSATTDAAFALHSGNGDNFGGFANGRFDQIADQLAVDGSLAARMSLAGEAEAILWNEMPTIPLFDQPRTTAHSKGMHAVVPNPTRSGAGWNMDRWILLR, encoded by the coding sequence ATGCCGGATGCGAAAACCTCCCGTCGTGCCCCCCGTCCCACCCGCCGCGTCGTCAGGTCGATCGTTGCCCTGACGGCCGCGGCGGCGGTCGGTGCGACCGCCGCCTGCGGCGAGCCCGCCGATCAGGTGCCGTCGCTGGGCTTCGCGATCGACAACGTCGTGACGACCTACAACGGCAACACCGTCGAGGGCGCGGCGACGGGTGCGCGGCAGGCGCTCGGCCGGGTGCTCACCGGCATGAGCTACACCGGTCCCGCCGGTGGGCCGGTCGCGGACACCGATTTCGGCACGGCCAGCGTGCTTCCCGGCGACGTGCTCACCGTGCAATACCGGCTCAACCCGGCATCGGTGTACTCCGACGGTGTGCCCGTCTCCTGCGACGACCTCGTGCTGACGTGGGCGGCGGGCAGTGGACGGTTCACCCGGCCCGGTGACGGCGGCACCGGACCGATGTTCGAGGCGGCCACGAGGGCCGGCTACTCCGACATCGACCGCGTCGACTGCCAACCCGGATCGAAGGACGCCACCGTCGTCTTCAAGCCCGGCCGCGGCTACCTGGACTGGCGTTCGCTGTTCGGGGCGACCGAGGTGATGCCGGCTCACGTCGCGGCGCAGGCCGCGGGTGTGCCGGACCTGGTCGGTGCAGTCCATTCGGGTGATGCCGACGCAGTCGGTCGCATCGCCGACTTCTGGAACACGGGCTGGACACTGACGCCTGGTGAACCGGATCTGACGAGACTGCCGTCGTCGGGTCCGTATCGGATCGACTCCTACACCGCCGACGGCGGGCTGGTGCTCGTCGAGAACGAGCGCTGGTGGGGCAACAAGCCCGCCACGTCCCGAATCGTGGTGTGGCCCAAGGGTTCGGATGTGCAGTCCCGCATCGACGACGGTGACATCGAGGTCGTCGACATCGGTTCCGGATCGATCGAGGGCCTGAATCTGGGCGACGGCTTCGACGTCGTGGACCAGCCGTCGCGCAGCGTCGAGCAGTTGGTGCTGGCTACGCGCGGCACCCTCGGCTCGGTCGAGGCCCGGCGGGCGTTGGCATTGTGTCTGCCGCGTCAGCAGTTGTTCGACCAACTCGGTCATCCCGGTTTCGACGTGCCGACCGGGCTGGGTTCGGGCGTGGTCGACTCCCGGATCACGGCGCCCGACACGCTCTTCTACGCGTCGGCAGTCGCCGCCGAGGGCGGGATCTACACCGATCCGGACATCCCCGGCGCGACTGCGGCGCGGGAGGAGACGGGGCAGCAGCACCTCACGGTGCGTGTCGGCTACCTCGGACCCGACGAGCGGCGCGCGCAGACCGTTCAGGAGATCGCCGCGTCGTGCGCGGGTGCCGGGATCACCGTCGAGGACGCCGGCTCGCCCGACTTCCGGCCGACGGCCCTCGGCGCGGGCCAGGTCGATGCCGTGCTCGCCGGAACGGGTTCGGCGGCGGGTGCCGCCGGCGTGAGCGCGACGACCGACGCGGCCTTCGCGTTGCACTCGGGCAACGGCGACAACTTCGGCGGGTTCGCCAATGGTCGCTTCGATCAGATCGCCGATCAGCTCGCGGTCGACGGTTCCCTGGCGGCGCGGATGTCGCTGGCGGGGGAGGCGGAGGCGATCCTCTGGAACGAGATGCCGACGATTCCGCTGTTCGACCAGCCGCGGACGACCGCGCATTCGAAGGGGATGCACGCGGTGGTGCCGAACCCTACGAGGTCCGGTGCCGGGTGGAACATGGACAGGTGGATACTTCTCAGGTGA
- a CDS encoding adenine phosphoribosyltransferase, which translates to MDAPEAATPNLATALEKAGEAVSRLTRWCDDFPTPGVRFADLTPVFADGPGYRAVIDGLAAAGTGADLVAGVDARGFLLGGGVALELGCGVLAVRKAGKLPPPVYAESYALEYGAATLEIPCDAPDLKGRRVFVIDDVLATGGTLLAAAELLARAGAEVVGVAVVLEIEELGGRERFERYPLTSLVRV; encoded by the coding sequence ATGGATGCGCCTGAAGCTGCCACGCCGAACCTCGCGACTGCGCTGGAGAAGGCCGGCGAAGCGGTGTCGCGTCTGACGCGCTGGTGTGACGACTTCCCGACGCCCGGGGTTCGGTTCGCCGACCTGACTCCGGTCTTCGCGGACGGTCCCGGTTACCGCGCCGTGATCGACGGTCTCGCGGCGGCGGGCACCGGTGCCGACCTCGTCGCGGGCGTCGACGCTCGGGGCTTCCTGCTCGGTGGCGGCGTCGCGCTCGAGTTGGGCTGTGGTGTGCTGGCGGTGCGCAAGGCGGGCAAGCTGCCGCCGCCGGTGTATGCGGAGAGCTATGCGCTCGAGTACGGCGCGGCGACGCTGGAGATCCCGTGCGACGCGCCCGACCTGAAGGGCCGGCGGGTGTTCGTGATCGACGACGTCCTCGCCACCGGCGGAACGCTGTTGGCGGCCGCCGAACTGCTGGCCCGGGCCGGTGCCGAGGTGGTCGGCGTCGCGGTGGTTCTCGAGATCGAGGAACTGGGTGGCCGGGAGCGGTTCGAGCGGTACCCGCTGACGTCGCTCGTGCGAGTCTGA
- a CDS encoding RelA/SpoT family protein, with product MTQHLDRSQNTGAPGTGATPPAEKSAPAPVPTSASRRVRARLARRITGQRNAPVRPVLEPLVTLHRELYPKADFSLLQRAYDVAEQRHATQFRKSGDPYITHPLAVANILAELGMDTTTLVAALLHDTVEDTGYSLEELTAEFGEEVAHLVDGVTKLDKVVLGSAAEGETIRKMIIAMARDPRVLVIKVADRLHNMRTMRFLPPEKQARKARETLEVIAPLAHRLGMATVKWELEDLSFAILHPKKYEEIVRLVADRAPSRDTYLAKVRAEINATLSASRINAVVEGRPKHYWSIYQKMIVKGRDFDDIHDLVGVRILCDEIRDCYAAVGVVHSLWQPMAGRFKDYIAQPRYGVYQSLHTTVIGPEGKPLEVQIRTRDMHRTAEFGIAAHWRYKETKGRHSGDVAEVDDMAWMRQLLDWQREAADPGEFLESLRYDLAVKEIFVFTPKGDVVTLPAGSTPVDFAYAVHTEVGHRCIGARVNGRLVALERTLENGEVVEVFTSKAANAGPSRDWQSFVVSPRAKTKIRQWFAKERREEALEAGKDAIAKEVRRGGLPLQRLMNAESMTAIAHELRYADVSALYTAVGEHNVSAQHVVQRLVAHLGGVGAVEEELAERSTPSTIPTRPRGTGDVGVLVPGAPGTVAKLAKCCTPVPGDEIMGFVTRGGAVSVHRTDCTNAASLRQQSERIIEVQWAPSPSSVFLVAIQIEALDRHRLLSDVTKALADEKVNILSASVTTSGDRVAVSKFTFEMGDPKHLGHVLNVVRNVEGVYDVYRVTSAA from the coding sequence ATGACCCAGCATCTTGATCGGTCTCAGAACACAGGTGCACCCGGTACAGGGGCGACGCCACCTGCGGAGAAGTCCGCACCCGCGCCCGTACCGACCTCCGCGTCGCGACGGGTGCGCGCCCGGTTGGCACGGCGCATCACCGGTCAGCGCAACGCCCCGGTCCGCCCGGTGCTCGAACCGCTGGTGACCCTGCACCGCGAGCTGTACCCCAAGGCCGACTTCTCGCTGCTGCAGCGGGCGTACGACGTCGCCGAGCAGCGGCACGCCACGCAGTTCCGCAAGTCCGGCGACCCGTACATCACCCATCCGCTCGCGGTCGCGAACATCCTCGCCGAACTCGGCATGGACACCACCACCCTGGTGGCGGCGCTCCTCCACGACACCGTCGAGGACACCGGGTATTCGCTCGAGGAACTGACCGCCGAGTTCGGTGAGGAGGTGGCGCACCTCGTCGACGGCGTCACCAAGCTGGACAAGGTGGTCCTGGGATCGGCTGCCGAGGGCGAGACGATCCGCAAGATGATCATCGCGATGGCGCGCGATCCACGGGTGCTGGTCATCAAGGTCGCCGACCGGCTCCACAACATGCGCACGATGCGGTTCCTGCCGCCGGAGAAGCAGGCGCGCAAGGCCCGCGAGACGTTGGAAGTGATTGCGCCGCTGGCGCATCGACTCGGCATGGCGACCGTGAAGTGGGAGCTCGAGGACCTGTCGTTCGCGATCCTGCATCCGAAGAAGTACGAGGAGATCGTCCGGCTGGTCGCGGACCGGGCACCGTCGCGCGACACCTACCTGGCGAAAGTGCGGGCGGAGATCAACGCGACCCTGTCGGCGTCACGGATCAATGCCGTCGTCGAGGGCCGCCCCAAGCACTACTGGTCGATCTACCAGAAGATGATCGTCAAGGGCCGCGACTTCGACGACATCCACGACCTGGTGGGCGTGCGGATCCTGTGCGACGAGATCCGCGACTGCTACGCCGCGGTCGGCGTCGTGCACTCGCTGTGGCAGCCGATGGCGGGCCGGTTCAAGGACTACATCGCGCAGCCGCGGTACGGGGTCTACCAGTCGCTGCACACCACCGTGATCGGCCCCGAGGGCAAGCCGCTGGAGGTGCAGATCCGCACGCGGGACATGCACCGCACGGCGGAGTTCGGTATCGCCGCGCACTGGCGCTACAAGGAGACCAAGGGGCGGCACTCCGGCGATGTCGCCGAGGTCGACGACATGGCGTGGATGCGTCAGCTGCTCGACTGGCAGCGGGAGGCCGCCGATCCCGGTGAGTTCCTCGAGTCGCTCCGGTACGACCTCGCGGTCAAGGAGATCTTCGTCTTCACGCCGAAGGGCGATGTGGTGACGTTGCCCGCCGGCTCGACGCCGGTCGACTTCGCCTACGCGGTGCACACCGAGGTCGGACACCGATGTATCGGTGCCCGCGTCAACGGCCGGTTGGTGGCGCTCGAGCGCACGCTCGAGAACGGTGAGGTCGTCGAGGTCTTCACATCGAAGGCGGCCAACGCCGGGCCGAGTCGGGACTGGCAGTCGTTCGTGGTGTCGCCGCGGGCGAAGACCAAGATTCGGCAGTGGTTCGCGAAGGAACGCCGCGAGGAAGCGCTCGAAGCCGGCAAGGACGCCATCGCGAAGGAGGTTCGCCGCGGTGGACTTCCCTTGCAGCGCTTGATGAATGCCGAGTCGATGACGGCGATCGCGCACGAGTTGCGGTATGCCGACGTCTCGGCGCTCTACACCGCGGTGGGCGAGCACAACGTCTCGGCTCAGCACGTCGTGCAGCGCCTGGTCGCGCATCTCGGCGGCGTCGGCGCCGTCGAGGAGGAGTTGGCCGAGCGGTCGACGCCGTCGACCATCCCCACCCGCCCGCGTGGCACCGGCGACGTGGGCGTGCTGGTGCCCGGAGCGCCGGGCACGGTCGCCAAGCTCGCGAAGTGTTGCACCCCGGTGCCGGGCGACGAGATCATGGGCTTCGTGACGCGCGGCGGTGCGGTGAGCGTGCACCGCACGGACTGCACCAACGCGGCCTCGCTGCGACAGCAGTCGGAGCGGATCATCGAAGTCCAGTGGGCGCCGTCGCCGTCGTCGGTGTTCCTGGTGGCCATCCAGATCGAGGCACTCGACAGGCATCGGTTGCTGTCGGACGTGACCAAGGCTCTCGCCGACGAGAAGGTGAACATCCTGTCGGCGTCGGTGACTACGTCGGGGGACCGGGTCGCGGTCAGCAAGTTCACGTTCGAGATGGGCGACCCGAAGCACCTGGGTCATGTGCTGAACGTGGTGCGCAACGTCGAGGGCGTCTACGACGTCTACCGCGTGACGTCGGCCGCCTAG
- a CDS encoding peptidylprolyl isomerase: protein MKRTALAAVGLGVALVLTGCSSDNDSSTDTSTSASSTWTTPAAPSIDMSRFAALPAAAAPAAPTVDCSYAPAGPAAKDVKAPNGTGVSTEGTVPVALATDAGPIGLTLDRAKAPCTVNSFVSLTEQAYYDGTPCHRISTVPGLGMLQCGDPSGRGSGGPGYQYANEYPTNQFAANDPALNNPVVYPRGTVAMANAGADTNGSQFFLVFEDSLLQPNYTVVGTISDEGLATLDKIAAAGVKGSTSPGDGAPTNPVTIETAKLG, encoded by the coding sequence ATGAAGCGCACAGCATTAGCCGCAGTCGGACTGGGCGTGGCACTCGTCCTGACCGGGTGCTCCTCCGACAACGACAGCTCCACCGACACCTCCACGAGCGCATCGAGCACCTGGACGACACCGGCCGCGCCGTCGATCGACATGTCCCGTTTCGCGGCCCTGCCCGCGGCCGCCGCACCCGCCGCGCCGACGGTCGACTGCAGCTACGCCCCGGCCGGTCCGGCCGCGAAGGACGTGAAGGCTCCGAACGGAACGGGCGTCTCGACCGAGGGCACCGTCCCGGTCGCTCTCGCCACCGATGCGGGTCCGATCGGCCTCACCCTCGACCGCGCGAAGGCACCCTGCACGGTCAACAGCTTCGTCAGCCTCACCGAGCAGGCGTACTACGACGGCACCCCCTGCCACCGCATCTCCACCGTCCCCGGCCTGGGCATGCTGCAGTGCGGTGACCCGTCCGGACGCGGCAGCGGCGGACCCGGCTACCAGTACGCCAACGAGTACCCGACCAATCAGTTCGCCGCGAACGATCCCGCGCTGAACAACCCCGTCGTGTATCCCCGCGGCACCGTCGCGATGGCCAACGCCGGCGCCGACACCAACGGCAGCCAGTTCTTCCTGGTCTTCGAGGACTCGCTGCTCCAGCCGAACTACACGGTGGTCGGCACGATCTCGGACGAGGGGCTCGCCACCCTGGACAAGATCGCCGCGGCCGGCGTGAAGGGCTCCACGTCGCCCGGCGACGGCGCCCCGACCAACCCGGTCACCATCGAGACCGCCAAACTCGGCTGA
- a CDS encoding peptidylprolyl isomerase: MPSNQQRREAAKRKLERQLERRAARARKRKQLTIAGSIVGVIVVVAVGAVVVTLSGKDEDKSSENTAASPTQTAGALPAGRAEALANLVNCTYTPDGSAPSKPNTPPRTEGIDTTVATVSASMETSQGNIGLTLNNGESPCTVNNFVSLASQGYFDATSCHRLTTGDSLQVLQCGDPTGTGTGGPGYGFANEFPTDQYAEGDPALSTPALYPRGTLAMAHSAVPNSNGSQFFMVYGDSQLPPDYTVFGTIDETGLATLDKVAAAGNDASNQPGDGKPNLPVEITSVRLD, from the coding sequence GTGCCGAGCAATCAGCAGCGCCGGGAAGCAGCGAAGAGAAAGCTGGAACGCCAGCTCGAACGGCGCGCCGCGCGCGCACGAAAGCGCAAGCAGTTGACGATCGCCGGTTCGATCGTCGGCGTCATCGTCGTGGTCGCGGTCGGGGCCGTCGTGGTGACGCTGAGCGGCAAGGACGAGGACAAGTCCTCCGAGAACACCGCGGCCTCCCCGACGCAGACCGCCGGCGCGTTGCCGGCCGGTCGCGCCGAGGCGCTCGCGAATCTCGTGAACTGCACCTACACGCCCGACGGCAGCGCGCCGTCGAAGCCCAACACTCCGCCGCGCACCGAGGGCATCGACACCACCGTCGCGACTGTCAGCGCCAGCATGGAGACTTCGCAGGGCAACATCGGCCTGACGCTGAACAACGGCGAATCGCCCTGCACGGTCAACAATTTCGTCAGCCTCGCCTCGCAGGGCTACTTCGACGCCACCAGCTGCCACCGGCTCACCACAGGTGACAGCCTGCAGGTCCTGCAGTGCGGCGACCCCACCGGGACCGGGACCGGCGGGCCCGGCTACGGCTTCGCCAACGAGTTCCCGACCGACCAGTACGCCGAGGGCGATCCCGCGTTGAGCACGCCCGCGCTGTACCCCCGCGGCACCCTGGCGATGGCGCACAGCGCCGTGCCGAACAGCAACGGCAGCCAATTCTTCATGGTCTACGGCGATTCGCAGCTGCCGCCGGACTACACCGTGTTCGGCACGATCGACGAGACCGGCCTCGCGACCCTCGACAAGGTTGCCGCGGCCGGAAACGACGCGTCCAACCAGCCCGGTGACGGCAAGCCGAACCTGCCCGTCGAGATCACGAGTGTGAGACTGGACTGA
- a CDS encoding MBL fold metallo-hydrolase, translated as MLVTGFPAGMFQTNCYILAQDDSTDCVVVDPGQDAAEPLAQFLAQSELEPRAVLLTHGHLDHTWSVQPVCERYGIPAYIHPEDRYMLSDPARGIGPTMNQFIAGVEFREPAEVIELADGDEFSVAGIDFVVDHTPGHTQGSVVFRTELSTDDGPLQVALTGDTLFQGSIGRSDLPGGNHEQLLRSIARKLLVLDDSTAILPGHGGSSSIGQERAANPFLVGLTASQ; from the coding sequence GTGCTCGTCACCGGATTCCCGGCCGGGATGTTCCAGACCAACTGTTACATCCTCGCGCAGGACGACTCGACGGACTGCGTTGTCGTCGATCCCGGCCAGGACGCGGCCGAACCGTTGGCGCAGTTCCTCGCCCAGTCGGAGCTCGAGCCCCGGGCGGTGCTGTTGACACACGGCCATCTCGATCACACGTGGTCGGTGCAGCCGGTCTGCGAGCGGTACGGCATTCCGGCCTACATCCACCCCGAGGACCGGTACATGCTCAGCGATCCCGCGCGCGGGATCGGACCGACCATGAACCAGTTCATCGCCGGGGTCGAGTTCCGTGAGCCGGCCGAGGTGATCGAACTCGCCGACGGTGACGAGTTCTCCGTCGCCGGGATCGACTTCGTGGTCGACCACACCCCCGGGCACACGCAGGGTTCGGTCGTCTTCCGCACCGAACTGTCGACCGATGACGGACCGCTGCAGGTCGCACTGACCGGAGACACGCTGTTCCAGGGTTCGATCGGCCGCAGCGACCTTCCCGGGGGCAACCACGAGCAGTTGCTGCGCTCGATCGCGCGCAAGTTGCTCGTGCTCGACGACAGCACCGCAATCCTGCCCGGCCACGGTGGATCGAGTTCGATCGGCCAGGAGCGTGCCGCGAACCCGTTCCTCGTTGGACTGACCGCCTCCCAGTAA
- the hisS gene encoding histidine--tRNA ligase: MSKSSTFSAPKGIPDYVPPQSAEFVAVRDGLTRAARLAGYGHIELPIFEDTGLFARGVGESTDVVSKEMYTFADRGDRSVTLRPEGTAGVMRAVIEHGLDRGQLPVKLSYAGPFFRYERPQAGRYRQLQQVGVEAIGVDDPALDAEVIAIADAGFRSLGLDGFRLEITSLGDETCRPQYRERLQEFLFALPLDEETQARARINPLRVLDDKRKEVREMTADAPLMLDHLSESAKSHFDQVLAHLDALGVPYVVNPRMVRGLDYYTKTTFEFVHDGLGAQSGIGGGGRYDGLMEQLGGQPLSGIGFGLGVDRTILALAAEGKSAGNPARCEVFGVPIGDAAKARMVTIARDLRAAGIRVDMVYGDRGIKGSMKAADRSGARFALVLGDEDLAADTIGVKNLGTGEQTSVPLEDIVAQIGSILADA, from the coding sequence GTGAGTAAGTCCAGCACCTTCTCGGCCCCCAAGGGCATTCCCGACTATGTCCCGCCGCAGTCCGCGGAGTTCGTCGCCGTGCGCGACGGGCTGACCCGCGCGGCGAGGTTGGCCGGCTACGGACACATCGAGTTGCCGATCTTCGAGGACACGGGTCTGTTCGCCCGCGGCGTCGGTGAGTCCACCGACGTCGTGTCGAAGGAGATGTACACGTTCGCCGACCGCGGCGATCGTTCGGTGACGCTCCGGCCCGAGGGCACCGCCGGTGTGATGCGCGCCGTGATCGAGCACGGCCTCGACCGCGGCCAACTCCCGGTCAAGCTCAGCTACGCCGGCCCGTTCTTCCGCTACGAGCGCCCCCAGGCGGGCCGCTACCGTCAGCTGCAGCAGGTGGGCGTCGAGGCGATCGGCGTGGACGATCCGGCGCTCGACGCCGAGGTCATCGCGATCGCCGACGCCGGTTTCCGGTCCCTCGGACTCGACGGTTTCCGGCTCGAGATCACCTCGCTCGGTGACGAGACGTGCCGCCCGCAGTATCGGGAGCGGTTGCAGGAGTTCCTGTTCGCGCTGCCGCTGGACGAAGAAACGCAGGCACGAGCCCGAATCAACCCGCTGCGCGTGCTCGACGACAAGCGCAAGGAGGTCCGCGAGATGACGGCGGACGCCCCGCTCATGCTCGATCACCTCTCGGAGAGTGCGAAGTCGCACTTCGATCAGGTCCTCGCACACCTCGACGCGCTCGGTGTGCCCTACGTCGTGAATCCGCGCATGGTGCGCGGCCTCGACTACTACACCAAGACCACGTTCGAGTTCGTCCACGACGGTCTCGGTGCACAGTCCGGCATCGGCGGCGGTGGTCGCTACGACGGCCTCATGGAGCAGCTCGGCGGTCAGCCGTTGTCCGGTATCGGCTTCGGCCTCGGTGTGGACCGCACCATCCTGGCGCTCGCGGCGGAGGGCAAGTCCGCCGGCAACCCCGCGCGCTGCGAGGTGTTCGGCGTGCCGATCGGTGACGCGGCGAAGGCGCGGATGGTCACGATCGCGCGGGACCTGCGGGCGGCCGGCATCCGCGTCGACATGGTGTACGGCGATCGCGGGATCAAGGGCTCGATGAAGGCGGCGGACCGTTCGGGTGCACGGTTCGCGCTCGTGCTCGGCGACGAGGACCTCGCGGCCGACACGATCGGCGTCAAGAACCTGGGCACCGGCGAACAGACCTCGGTCCCGTTGGAAGATATTGTCGCGCAGATCGGTTCGATTCTTGCCGACGCCTGA